The Moraxella osloensis genome contains a region encoding:
- the urtB gene encoding urea ABC transporter permease subunit UrtB translates to MPSAAATAAPTTAATSTAATSTTASAGDDIQKFVAADFAGRQAMLNNWTGTSQSYDKLVELINKDELYRDDAGNVYTLENTDQLYSYPAHTLVSNWPSDLNQVTLNNALRSALTLGQTKAKLKSDDASERLKAVDILADNIATLDKKTVADIYANEKDSTVKAALAQLQARMDLQSGDEMTQIAALKTLASSNSPDVLADIEAMAKQTNHSPELKQALQTTQDKVKSRIKASEWAGHVFSGLSTASILLLAALGLAITYGLLGVINMAHGELIMIGAYTTYVVQSFFKSHLAGYVDWYILAAIPLAFLVSAVIGMIIERVVIRPLYGRQLETLLATFGVSLILMQLVRMIFGAQNVEVSNISWLSGAVALTPSLMLPYNRIAIIGFTIIILLLLVFLLKYTRFGLFVRAVTQNRQMARAVGIRSARVDMLAFGLGSGLAGLAGCALAQVGNVSPDLGQNYIIDAFLVVVVGGVGQIWGAVLAALGLGVSGTVLEIGMGAVIAKIILLVLVVLFIQKRPQGLFALKGRFVE, encoded by the coding sequence ATGCCCAGTGCAGCAGCCACAGCAGCCCCAACTACCGCAGCCACCAGCACGGCAGCCACAAGCACGACAGCCAGCGCAGGCGATGATATTCAAAAATTCGTAGCCGCCGATTTTGCAGGGCGTCAAGCCATGCTCAACAACTGGACAGGCACCAGCCAATCCTATGACAAGCTGGTCGAGCTGATTAACAAAGACGAGCTGTACCGTGATGATGCCGGTAATGTCTATACCCTAGAAAATACCGACCAACTCTACAGTTATCCTGCGCATACTTTGGTAAGCAATTGGCCAAGCGACCTAAACCAAGTCACACTCAATAACGCGCTGCGTTCGGCGTTGACCTTAGGGCAAACCAAAGCCAAACTCAAATCCGACGATGCCAGCGAGCGCCTTAAAGCGGTGGATATCCTAGCCGACAATATCGCCACACTCGATAAAAAAACCGTTGCCGATATTTATGCCAATGAAAAAGACAGTACGGTAAAAGCAGCATTGGCGCAACTGCAAGCGCGTATGGATTTGCAATCGGGAGATGAGATGACCCAGATTGCGGCATTAAAAACCTTGGCGTCTAGTAACAGTCCCGACGTGTTAGCCGATATCGAAGCGATGGCAAAACAAACTAATCATTCACCCGAGCTCAAACAAGCCTTACAAACAACCCAAGACAAAGTCAAATCGCGTATCAAAGCCAGTGAGTGGGCAGGACACGTGTTTTCTGGCTTAAGCACTGCCAGTATTTTGTTGTTGGCGGCATTGGGACTTGCCATTACTTACGGTCTATTGGGTGTCATTAACATGGCGCATGGTGAGCTCATTATGATTGGTGCCTATACCACCTATGTGGTGCAAAGTTTTTTTAAAAGCCATTTGGCAGGCTATGTCGATTGGTACATCCTTGCCGCGATTCCGCTGGCGTTTTTGGTGAGCGCCGTCATTGGCATGATTATCGAGCGGGTGGTGATACGTCCGCTGTATGGCAGACAGCTAGAAACCTTGCTTGCCACGTTTGGGGTGAGTTTGATTCTGATGCAGTTAGTTCGCATGATTTTTGGGGCACAAAACGTCGAAGTCTCCAATATTTCATGGCTAAGCGGTGCTGTCGCCTTGACCCCAAGCTTGATGCTGCCATACAACCGTATTGCCATTATCGGTTTTACTATTATCATATTGTTATTATTGGTGTTTTTACTCAAATACACCCGCTTTGGTCTGTTTGTACGTGCTGTGACCCAAAACCGGCAAATGGCGCGCGCGGTGGGTATTCGCTCGGCGCGTGTCGATATGTTGGCGTTTGGGCTTGGCTCTGGCTTGGCAGGTTTGGCAGGCTGTGCTTTGGCGCAAGTGGGCAACGTCAGTCCTGATTTGGGGCAAAACTATATCATCGATGCGTTCTTGGTAGTAGTGGTCGGCGGTGTCGGTCAAATTTGGGGGGCAGTACTGGCAGCCCTAGGTCTAGGCGTGAGTGGCACGGTGCTTGAGATTGGCATGGGTGCGGTGATTGCCAAAATCATTTTGTTGGTGCTGGTGGTGCTATTTATCCAAAAACGCCCACAAGGTCTATTTGCCCTTAAAGGTCGCTTTGTCGAGTAA
- the urtD gene encoding urea ABC transporter ATP-binding protein UrtD, with amino-acid sequence MNTNDNNINDFAESNYGRLKSPEADFSKGIALYMEDVSVWFDKFRALNNLSLYIKEGELRCIIGPNGAGKTTLMDVITGKTRPTKGSVYFGQTHNLASMTTEQIAEAGIGRKFQKPTVFENFTVMENLLLAAPKDKRVKKSLFSKLDPDAQNALDQTLATIRLGEFVNKPAGLLSHGQKQWLEIGMLLMQRPKLILLDEPVAGMTDAETERTAELCLELKKDHTLVVVEHDMSFIDTISEQVTVLAQGAILAQGTLAEVQANDDVIEKYLGR; translated from the coding sequence ATGAATACAAACGATAATAATATCAATGACTTTGCTGAGAGTAACTACGGACGGCTAAAGTCACCAGAAGCGGATTTTAGCAAAGGCATTGCCCTATATATGGAAGATGTCAGCGTGTGGTTTGATAAATTCCGCGCCTTAAACAACTTATCCTTGTACATCAAAGAAGGCGAGCTGCGTTGTATCATCGGACCTAATGGTGCGGGTAAAACCACGCTAATGGACGTGATTACCGGCAAAACTCGCCCCACTAAAGGGTCAGTGTATTTTGGACAAACCCACAATCTTGCCAGCATGACCACTGAGCAAATTGCCGAAGCTGGCATTGGGCGAAAATTTCAAAAACCCACGGTGTTTGAAAATTTTACCGTCATGGAGAACTTACTGCTTGCCGCACCCAAAGACAAGCGGGTCAAAAAAAGCCTGTTTAGCAAGCTTGACCCAGATGCCCAAAATGCCCTTGACCAGACTTTAGCCACGATTCGCTTGGGTGAGTTTGTCAATAAACCTGCAGGATTGTTGTCGCACGGGCAAAAACAATGGCTGGAGATTGGGATGCTACTGATGCAGCGCCCCAAGCTGATTTTGCTCGATGAGCCAGTGGCAGGCATGACCGATGCCGAAACCGAACGCACCGCCGAGCTATGTTTGGAGCTCAAAAAAGACCATACCTTGGTGGTGGTTGAGCATGACATGAGCTTTATTGACACCATCAGTGAGCAAGTGACGGTATTGGCGCAAGGGGCGATTTTGGCACAAGGGACGCTTGCCGAAGTACAAGCCAACGACGATGTCATCGAAAAATATCTAGGGCGATAG
- the urtE gene encoding urea ABC transporter ATP-binding subunit UrtE, with protein sequence MLEVNTINQYYGGSHILRDVSLTAPVGECSVVLGRNGVGKTTLLKCLMGVLPIKSGQILLDGKDISKLSPENRVRAGMAYVPQGRDIFSTLTVEENILIGMAKFKGSKAKKVPSHLYEIFPVLNEMSQRRGGDLSGGQQQQLAIARALASEPQVLILDEPTEGIQPSIIKDIGRVIRRLANQGDMAIILVEQFYDFAEELADNYTVMARGQVIAQGKGSDMPEKGIRELVAI encoded by the coding sequence ATGTTAGAAGTAAACACAATCAATCAATATTATGGCGGTAGTCATATTTTGCGCGATGTCAGTTTGACCGCGCCTGTGGGTGAGTGTTCTGTGGTACTCGGTCGCAATGGCGTGGGTAAAACCACACTGTTAAAGTGCCTGATGGGGGTTTTACCGATTAAATCGGGTCAAATTTTGCTAGATGGCAAGGACATCAGCAAATTATCGCCCGAAAACCGTGTGCGCGCAGGCATGGCGTATGTGCCACAAGGGCGAGATATTTTCTCAACCTTAACCGTAGAAGAAAATATCTTGATTGGCATGGCAAAGTTTAAAGGCAGCAAAGCCAAAAAAGTCCCAAGCCATTTGTACGAGATTTTTCCCGTGCTCAATGAGATGAGCCAGCGCCGCGGCGGTGACTTGTCAGGCGGTCAACAACAACAATTAGCGATAGCCAGGGCATTGGCATCTGAGCCACAGGTGCTGATTTTGGACGAGCCGACTGAAGGGATTCAGCCATCGATTATCAAAGATATCGGGCGGGTGATTCGTCGCTTGGCTAACCAAGGCGATATGGCGATTATTTTGGTCGAGCAGTTTTATGACTTTGCTGAAGAACTTGCCGACAACTATACGGTAATGGCACGGGGGCAAGTCATCGCCCAAGGCAAGGGCAGTGATATGCCAGAAAAAGGCATCAGGGAGTTAGTGGCAATTTAG
- the fumC gene encoding class II fumarate hydratase codes for MTTDNQTDTQQFRSEKDTMGAVNVPIDAYWGAQTERSRNNFKIGGETLPQPLIEAMALVKKAAAITNAKLGRISDDKRDLIVQAADEIINGALRDQFPLVVWQTGSGTQSNMNMNEVIANRANELVGQGKGSYQPIHPNDDVNHAQSTNDSFPTAIRVAAARQIVYLLIPAVQKLRDTLASKAEQFASIVKIGRTHLQDATPLTLGQEFSGYVSQLDHALIRLDAALQGLYELPLGGTAVGTGLNAHPDYAQTVAQTLADLTQIPFVTAPNKFEALAARDAEVFASGALKTLAASLNKIANDVRWLASGPRCGIGELKIPENEPGSSIMPGKVNPTQSEAMTMVVAQVMGNDVTINMAGASGNFELNVFMPVIGYNLLQSIRLLADTCDSFNDHCAVGIEPVTEKIDYFLHNSLMLVTALNRHVGYENAAKIAKTAYKENKTLKQVAVELGLLTDTQFDEWVKPEAMTSPK; via the coding sequence ATGACAACCGACAACCAAACCGATACCCAGCAATTTCGCAGCGAAAAAGACACCATGGGCGCTGTCAACGTCCCTATAGATGCCTACTGGGGCGCGCAAACCGAGCGTAGCCGCAATAACTTTAAAATCGGTGGCGAAACCTTACCACAGCCGCTGATTGAAGCCATGGCACTGGTCAAAAAAGCCGCCGCCATCACCAATGCCAAATTAGGGCGTATCAGTGATGATAAACGTGACCTTATCGTGCAGGCCGCCGATGAAATCATCAACGGGGCACTGCGTGACCAATTTCCTTTAGTAGTTTGGCAGACAGGCTCTGGCACCCAGTCAAACATGAATATGAATGAAGTGATTGCCAACCGCGCCAATGAACTTGTCGGTCAAGGCAAAGGTAGTTATCAGCCGATTCATCCCAATGACGATGTCAATCATGCCCAATCTACCAATGACAGCTTTCCCACCGCGATTCGAGTAGCGGCGGCGCGTCAGATTGTCTATCTGCTTATCCCTGCGGTGCAAAAACTGCGTGACACCTTAGCAAGCAAAGCTGAGCAGTTTGCTAGCATTGTAAAAATCGGACGTACCCATTTGCAAGACGCCACCCCTTTGACGCTAGGACAAGAGTTTAGCGGCTATGTCAGTCAGTTAGATCATGCGCTCATTCGTCTAGATGCCGCGCTACAAGGTCTGTATGAACTGCCTTTAGGCGGTACTGCAGTCGGTACAGGACTCAATGCGCATCCTGACTATGCGCAGACTGTCGCACAGACCTTAGCGGATTTAACACAAATTCCGTTTGTCACCGCGCCCAATAAATTTGAAGCGTTAGCGGCCAGAGACGCTGAAGTTTTTGCCTCAGGTGCCCTAAAAACCTTGGCGGCAAGCCTTAATAAAATTGCCAATGATGTGCGCTGGTTGGCTTCAGGTCCTAGATGTGGGATTGGCGAGCTTAAAATCCCTGAAAATGAGCCAGGCTCATCCATCATGCCAGGTAAAGTCAATCCGACCCAGTCTGAAGCCATGACGATGGTCGTCGCGCAAGTGATGGGTAACGATGTCACCATCAATATGGCGGGCGCGTCGGGTAATTTTGAACTCAATGTGTTTATGCCAGTCATTGGCTACAACCTACTGCAATCGATTCGCTTACTGGCCGATACTTGTGACAGCTTCAATGACCATTGCGCGGTAGGCATCGAGCCTGTGACAGAAAAAATTGATTATTTCTTGCACAACTCATTGATGTTAGTCACCGCGCTCAATCGCCATGTCGGCTATGAAAATGCAGCAAAAATTGCCAAAACTGCTTATAAAGAAAATAAAACCTTAAAACAAGTTGCCGTTGAGTTAGGTTTATTGACTGACACCCAATTTGATGAGTGGGTCAAACCTGAAGCCATGACGAGTCCAAAGTGA
- a CDS encoding RNA-guided endonuclease InsQ/TnpB family protein, with the protein MKTLKLCIRDKHTAKLNRLSGLVNFVWNYVNALSYEHLKRTGKFFSAYDLNEYTKGSGELLGLHSQTIQAINETHAKSRRQFKKAKLNWRTNNPNSKRKSLGWLPFKQSAIKHIATHATGKKGLKSTLQLSLAKGQKLVIDLWDSYNLSLYQINTCELVQDSRNRWYACITVKDYPKQSCGTGSVGIDLGLKDSATASNGDKLTIKQTLKYAKQLAIAQRSNNKKRIKAIHAKIKNTRQDLIHKFTTQLVKDNALIVVGDIQSNQFNSKKGKLAKSVYDAGWFELKRQLTYKCENAGCRFEIVNERYTTQRCSCCGEITANSPKGRAGLRIREWICASCGTWHDRDINASKNILAVGLDRLVEGIPLL; encoded by the coding sequence ATGAAAACACTCAAGCTATGCATACGAGATAAACACACAGCAAAGCTTAACCGCCTAAGTGGTTTGGTTAATTTCGTATGGAACTATGTCAATGCGTTAAGCTACGAGCATCTTAAGCGTACTGGCAAATTCTTTAGTGCGTATGATTTAAACGAATATACCAAAGGTAGTGGTGAACTGCTAGGCTTACACAGTCAGACTATCCAAGCCATCAATGAAACCCACGCCAAATCGCGTCGCCAATTCAAAAAAGCCAAACTAAACTGGCGAACCAACAACCCAAATTCAAAACGTAAATCATTAGGCTGGCTACCCTTTAAACAATCCGCCATTAAACACATCGCCACCCATGCCACAGGTAAAAAGGGTCTAAAATCCACCTTACAACTTAGCCTAGCCAAAGGGCAAAAGCTAGTCATTGACCTATGGGACAGCTACAATCTATCGTTATATCAAATCAACACTTGCGAGCTAGTCCAAGACAGCCGTAACCGTTGGTATGCCTGTATCACCGTCAAAGACTATCCCAAACAATCATGCGGTACAGGTAGTGTAGGTATTGACTTAGGACTTAAAGACAGTGCCACCGCCTCAAACGGTGACAAGCTAACCATTAAGCAAACGCTAAAATATGCAAAACAATTAGCTATAGCCCAACGCTCAAACAACAAAAAACGTATCAAGGCTATCCATGCCAAAATCAAAAACACACGCCAAGACCTGATACATAAATTCACCACCCAATTAGTTAAAGATAATGCCCTAATCGTGGTCGGTGATATTCAGAGTAATCAATTTAATAGTAAAAAAGGCAAACTCGCCAAATCGGTTTACGATGCAGGCTGGTTTGAACTGAAACGACAACTGACCTACAAATGCGAGAACGCAGGTTGCCGTTTTGAAATCGTGAATGAGAGATACACGACCCAGCGATGTTCGTGTTGCGGTGAAATCACCGCCAATAGTCCGAAAGGTAGAGCAGGCTTGCGAATAAGAGAATGGATATGTGCTTCGTGTGGCACATGGCATGATAGAGATATCAATGCCAGTAAGAACATTCTTGCGGTCGGGCTTGACCGTCTTGTAGAAGGAATCCCCTTGCTTTAG
- a CDS encoding trimeric intracellular cation channel family protein: protein MQLTDLAPWGESLRIAVEVIGTIAFALSGILAGVRKRMDMFGVAVLGFLSAYGGGTLRDILLERRPFFWVSQELMLWLVFALCIVVMLVNSRRPFRITPAAIQLADALGLGLFVASGVQASLASGMPMAVSVIMGIITGVFGGVMRDIACGEMPTAFFDHRPYAMCALVGGWVYAILAVYSSLAAWVIMFISTVTTTGLRIAALAFNYHLPGWKKSAS, encoded by the coding sequence ATGCAGCTAACTGATTTGGCACCTTGGGGTGAATCACTCAGAATCGCCGTAGAAGTCATCGGCACCATTGCTTTTGCCTTGTCAGGTATCTTAGCAGGCGTGCGCAAACGTATGGATATGTTTGGGGTGGCGGTGCTGGGATTTTTATCGGCGTATGGGGGTGGTACGCTGCGTGATATTTTGCTAGAGCGGCGACCATTTTTTTGGGTGTCCCAAGAGCTGATGTTATGGCTGGTGTTTGCGCTTTGTATTGTGGTGATGCTAGTCAATAGCCGCCGCCCGTTTCGTATCACGCCTGCGGCGATTCAATTGGCAGATGCGTTAGGGTTGGGCTTGTTTGTCGCCTCTGGGGTACAAGCGTCACTGGCAAGCGGTATGCCGATGGCGGTATCAGTCATCATGGGGATTATCACTGGGGTATTTGGCGGGGTGATGCGTGATATCGCCTGTGGTGAGATGCCCACCGCGTTTTTTGACCATCGTCCGTATGCCATGTGTGCGTTGGTTGGCGGCTGGGTGTATGCGATTTTGGCAGTTTACAGCTCGCTTGCCGCTTGGGTGATTATGTTCATCAGTACCGTCACCACCACAGGGCTACGTATTGCCGCGCTGGCGTTTAATTATCATTTACCCGGTTGGAAAAAAAGCGCCTCTTAA
- a CDS encoding peptidase, giving the protein MTYCVGIRLKDGMIFASDTRTNAGVDQISMFRKMYQYGIEGERFLVLQTAGNLATSQAVFTKLDNAIKLAQERNLHTVPTLFDAAQLVGECLRETTIHAQTIAQETDTKFRSSFILGGQIKGQSPEIYFIYPEGNCIRATTDTPFFQLGESKYGKPILDRSMNYHSSLKSAMRAILISFDSTIRSNLSVGMPIDVLVYHNDSLQMPQGYRIDENDEYFANIRQHWSDGLRKILNELEDSPLSYWQ; this is encoded by the coding sequence ATGACCTATTGTGTGGGTATCCGACTCAAAGACGGGATGATTTTCGCCAGTGATACTCGCACCAATGCGGGCGTCGACCAAATATCGATGTTTCGCAAAATGTATCAATACGGCATTGAAGGCGAGCGGTTTTTGGTGCTACAGACCGCGGGGAACTTGGCGACGTCACAAGCGGTATTTACCAAATTAGATAACGCCATCAAACTTGCGCAAGAGCGCAACTTGCATACTGTCCCTACCCTGTTTGATGCCGCGCAATTGGTGGGTGAGTGCTTGCGAGAAACCACCATCCATGCCCAAACCATCGCACAAGAAACGGATACCAAGTTTAGAAGCAGTTTTATCTTGGGTGGGCAAATCAAGGGGCAATCCCCGGAAATTTATTTTATCTACCCTGAAGGCAATTGCATCAGAGCAACAACCGATACGCCTTTTTTCCAGTTAGGTGAAAGTAAATATGGCAAGCCTATTTTAGACCGTTCCATGAATTATCATTCATCGCTCAAATCAGCGATGCGAGCCATTCTGATTTCTTTTGATTCAACCATCCGCTCCAACCTATCCGTCGGTATGCCCATTGATGTGTTGGTCTATCACAATGACAGCCTACAGATGCCACAAGGGTATCGCATTGATGAAAACGATGAATACTTTGCCAACATCCGCCAACACTGGTCAGATGGGCTGAGAAAAATTCTGAATGAACTTGAAGACTCACCGCTGAGCTATTGGCAATAG
- a CDS encoding transglutaminase family protein translates to MRLIISHQTNYFYEQLALRSVQYIRMTPMTLPHQTIHNWQVMLPKVAQMQTDGFGNQWLTLSRHEPHNNLQIQAFGEVEINADTLFIPDNQQVPYQIFAVPTKLTQCSEAMREFAHDALEQFLQSEDIDAQLAILKSLAKDLLNKMPYTKSVTHVGTTAEQAFAMAAGVCQDHTHVFLALLRDKGIAARYVSGYIYEATQAHMASHAWAEVLLAGNWYTFDISNQHFTPNCHVYIAFGRDYADAAPVRGVRTGGGDERLYSQVMVSTSPQYIPQLNAQFAAQQ, encoded by the coding sequence ATGAGACTTATAATTAGCCACCAAACCAATTATTTTTATGAACAACTTGCCTTACGCAGTGTGCAATACATCCGCATGACGCCGATGACACTGCCACACCAAACCATTCATAACTGGCAAGTGATGCTGCCTAAGGTTGCACAAATGCAAACGGACGGCTTTGGCAACCAATGGCTCACCCTAAGCCGTCACGAACCGCACAACAACTTGCAAATTCAAGCCTTTGGTGAAGTAGAAATTAACGCTGATACTTTATTTATCCCTGACAATCAGCAAGTGCCGTATCAGATTTTTGCCGTACCCACCAAGCTGACCCAATGCTCCGAAGCCATGCGTGAATTTGCCCATGACGCGCTTGAGCAGTTTTTGCAAAGTGAGGACATTGATGCGCAGTTAGCTATCCTCAAATCATTGGCAAAAGACTTGCTCAATAAAATGCCCTATACCAAAAGCGTGACCCATGTCGGCACCACAGCAGAGCAAGCGTTTGCGATGGCGGCTGGGGTGTGCCAAGACCATACCCATGTATTTTTGGCGCTGCTACGGGATAAAGGCATTGCAGCGCGCTATGTATCGGGTTATATTTATGAAGCGACCCAAGCGCATATGGCAAGCCATGCATGGGCAGAAGTTCTGCTTGCGGGTAATTGGTACACCTTTGATATCTCTAACCAACATTTTACCCCCAATTGCCATGTTTACATCGCCTTTGGGCGTGACTATGCCGATGCGGCGCCCGTGCGCGGGGTGCGCACAGGGGGCGGTGACGAGCGACTTTATAGTCAAGTCATGGTATCTACAAGCCCCCAATACATACCGCAGCTTAACGCGCAGTTTGCAGCGCAGCAGTAA
- a CDS encoding ABC transporter ATP-binding protein, giving the protein MGLFRFFENRLEVYPEDNYNLPTDNFLKFLWACTKGLRGWIFAFMFLTGLIGVYESLLYKWIGDIVNWLGAYTPAHLWAEKGDSLLMMAAVLVVSPILVGLSSLIHFQTLQGVFPMQMRWRFHRQMLGQSMEFYQDEFSGRVSAKVMQTALAVRDTIMTIADMLVYVLVYFVSSGIILFNLDSWLLIPFLLWMVMFFATVAYFIPKLKNSASRQADARALMTGRITDAYANITTVKLFSHSRRELTYAKDAMSQFLGTVHEQMRWVSRLELVNHLINVVLVGTTVALGLYLWYYNGLSVGAIAAATAMAMRLNGLTHWIMWQTAALFENIGTVQDGMKTLSKPHTVVDKPNARDLIITQGEINFSHVDFNYGRSGNKTNDADAKQKLLDDFNLEIKAGEKIGLVGRSGAGKSTLVNLLLRFYDVDGGAILIDNQNISDVTQESLRQQIGMVTQDTSLLHRTVRENIAYGRPDATDEEIISAAKQAHAWEFIQHLSDAKGNVGLDTQVGERGVKLSGGQRQRIAIARVMLKNAPILLLDEATSALDSEVEYAITDSLNDMMAGKTVIAIAHRLSTIASMDRLVVMDRGQIVEQGSHAQLLAQNGVYAKLWARQSGGFLGEDD; this is encoded by the coding sequence ATGGGTTTATTTCGTTTTTTTGAAAATCGTCTGGAAGTCTATCCAGAAGACAATTACAACCTACCAACGGATAATTTTTTGAAGTTTCTGTGGGCGTGTACCAAGGGTCTGCGCGGTTGGATTTTTGCCTTCATGTTCTTGACAGGCTTGATAGGCGTGTATGAGTCGCTACTGTACAAGTGGATTGGCGATATCGTCAATTGGCTGGGTGCCTATACGCCCGCTCATCTGTGGGCAGAAAAAGGCGATAGTTTGCTAATGATGGCGGCCGTGTTGGTGGTCAGCCCGATTTTGGTGGGCTTAAGCTCGCTGATTCATTTTCAAACCTTGCAAGGCGTGTTCCCGATGCAGATGCGCTGGCGTTTTCACCGTCAAATGCTCGGTCAATCCATGGAGTTTTATCAAGACGAGTTTTCCGGGCGGGTGTCTGCCAAGGTGATGCAAACCGCGCTTGCGGTGCGCGATACCATTATGACCATTGCCGATATGCTGGTGTATGTATTGGTGTATTTTGTCAGTAGTGGCATTATCTTATTTAACCTGGACAGTTGGTTACTTATCCCATTTTTGTTATGGATGGTGATGTTCTTTGCCACTGTGGCGTATTTTATCCCCAAGCTTAAAAACTCTGCCAGTCGCCAAGCCGATGCGCGTGCCTTGATGACAGGGCGGATTACGGACGCGTATGCCAATATCACGACGGTAAAATTATTTAGCCACTCTCGCCGTGAGCTGACCTATGCCAAAGATGCGATGAGCCAGTTTTTGGGTACGGTGCATGAGCAAATGCGCTGGGTATCCCGCCTTGAGCTGGTTAATCATTTGATTAATGTGGTGTTGGTCGGTACTACGGTAGCCCTCGGCTTGTACCTATGGTATTACAACGGCCTGAGCGTAGGGGCGATTGCGGCAGCGACTGCGATGGCGATGCGTCTTAACGGCTTGACCCACTGGATAATGTGGCAAACGGCGGCATTGTTTGAGAATATCGGTACCGTGCAGGACGGCATGAAAACCTTGTCAAAACCGCATACCGTGGTAGATAAGCCGAATGCTAGGGATTTAATCATCACGCAAGGCGAAATCAACTTTAGCCATGTCGATTTTAATTATGGTCGCAGTGGCAATAAAACCAATGATGCCGATGCCAAGCAAAAACTACTCGATGATTTTAACCTTGAGATTAAAGCAGGTGAAAAAATCGGTCTAGTGGGACGCTCTGGGGCAGGTAAATCAACCTTGGTGAATTTGCTACTACGTTTTTATGATGTCGATGGTGGCGCGATTTTGATTGATAATCAAAATATCAGCGATGTCACCCAAGAGAGCTTACGCCAACAAATCGGCATGGTCACTCAAGATACCTCATTACTGCACCGCACCGTGCGAGAAAATATTGCCTATGGTCGCCCAGATGCCACCGATGAAGAAATCATCAGCGCCGCCAAACAAGCGCATGCGTGGGAGTTTATCCAACATTTAAGTGACGCCAAAGGCAATGTCGGCTTGGATACCCAAGTCGGTGAGCGAGGGGTCAAGCTCTCGGGCGGACAACGCCAGCGCATTGCCATCGCCCGTGTGATGCTCAAAAATGCCCCGATTCTACTGCTGGATGAAGCGACCTCGGCACTCGATAGCGAAGTGGAATACGCCATCACTGACAGCCTTAACGATATGATGGCAGGCAAGACGGTGATTGCAATTGCCCACCGATTATCGACGATTGCGTCGATGGATAGATTGGTGGTGATGGATAGAGGGCAAATCGTCGAGCAAGGTAGCCATGCCCAGCTCTTAGCTCAAAATGGCGTGTATGCCAAATTATGGGCAAGACAAAGTGGCGGTTTTCTTGGCGAAGATGATTAA
- a CDS encoding alpha/beta fold hydrolase has translation MEEQRINLNGKNAKYYNIKNPTASQTAHFYGGNGFALGVYEPLLRDLAQHLNITALTMRGEWYDKPTENALTREQDADILIEFLQATLAERDGKPVIGIGHSQGATAATIAAAKRPDLFSALYLLEPVTFTNQQGKLYSLVPRVVKMTREPFKSTQVKQADWHSVDAYYQFLRRHKAYKRISDEHLLTYAKNSLEAGEQGKLTLRFSPKQELANYFGTPLIMKPLQQLIADNKVPVQLIIGKPSMFISQQVRQMWDKFVPNEQMTVLNDYGHLLPLEAPELCAKLIFQKLNLTS, from the coding sequence ATGGAAGAACAACGCATCAATCTAAACGGCAAAAACGCCAAATATTATAACATCAAAAACCCCACCGCCAGCCAGACTGCCCATTTTTACGGCGGTAACGGCTTTGCTTTAGGGGTGTATGAGCCACTCTTAAGAGACTTAGCGCAACATCTTAACATCACTGCGCTGACCATGCGGGGCGAATGGTACGATAAACCGACCGAAAACGCGCTGACGCGGGAACAAGACGCCGATATCTTGATTGAGTTCTTGCAAGCCACCCTAGCAGAGCGAGACGGCAAGCCCGTCATCGGTATCGGGCATTCACAAGGGGCAACAGCCGCCACTATCGCAGCCGCCAAACGCCCAGATTTGTTTAGCGCGCTTTATTTGCTTGAGCCTGTTACCTTTACCAACCAGCAAGGCAAGCTTTACAGCCTAGTGCCACGCGTGGTGAAAATGACCCGAGAACCCTTTAAAAGTACCCAAGTCAAACAAGCCGACTGGCACAGTGTGGATGCGTATTATCAGTTTCTTCGCCGTCATAAAGCGTACAAACGTATCAGCGATGAACACCTTTTAACCTATGCTAAAAATAGTCTAGAGGCAGGTGAGCAGGGTAAACTCACGTTACGTTTTTCACCCAAGCAAGAACTCGCCAATTATTTTGGTACACCGCTGATTATGAAGCCGTTACAACAGCTTATTGCCGACAACAAAGTGCCTGTGCAGTTAATCATCGGTAAGCCGTCGATGTTTATCAGTCAGCAAGTGCGCCAAATGTGGGATAAATTCGTGCCCAATGAGCAAATGACGGTGCTCAATGACTATGGACATTTACTGCCACTTGAAGCACCAGAATTATGCGCCAAGCTCATTTTTCAAAAACTGAATTTGACCAGCTAA